The Eublepharis macularius isolate TG4126 chromosome 12, MPM_Emac_v1.0, whole genome shotgun sequence genomic sequence GAGTGAAAAACAGTGAGTGCTACAAAGCTAAACATACAAGAAATTAAACAACCAATGAAGGAATGATGATATAGAGGAGATCTgctgtatcatagtggttaagtggctggacggtgaatcagcactctgctggttcgactcccgctactgacataagctcagtaggtggccatacataagccattcctctcagccccagctctccaactGTTTTAtggttataataacaacaatgacttGTTTGGcactctgaatgtggcactaatctgcccagagaggcagtatataagcataatgTTGCTCTTCTTGTATTTAACACACAGTGGGTACCTTGGCACCCACAGGTGCTTTCTCAGGCACCCTCATGTACTTCTGGAAAGTAGTTGGAGTCATTTCAAGCAGaacctagggctgccaatcccctggtAGGCggaaggatcccccactcccaacctcaTCCCCCCACCACCATTCACCTGACCAGTGAGGGGAAAGGACTTGGAGAATacgcctgggaggcaaaaaacctcacAGGCCAATGCGCAGCTGGCATGTTCCTCAcaggcacaataatgtcactttctcAAGAGAAGAAACCAGCAAattgtcagccccacccactgccaggagggtaaggggacctggcaactctagcaaaaCCAGTAATTGGCtatgttctcctcctcctcctcctcctcctctctctctctctctctctctctctctctctcagttttatccttcctttcctccattgGTTATATTATCCTCTTTCTGTTTAtattccccacccctcttcctcttgtgtgtgtacatgtgcttAGCTGCACTTCctgtggcagacattttgttgtGGCACCTGCTAACCTGCTTTAAGGTTCCCAAAGTGCCCAGAGTTTCAAATAGGTTGTAGACTATTCACCTAGAGAATGTGCTTCTAGGCTGAGATAGCAATCTCTGTGACAGATAAAATGGATAATTCTTGACCACTCTAATCTTTGGTGCATTGGGactatatggggagagatggcccATTTCATTTATTGACAACTTAGAAATATATAGCCCACTGCTGCTTATGATTCTGAATAAATGTATAATTCAAAGCCAACTTTGTGCGCCTGCATCCCTAGAGCACATCCAGTGAGGCTGCCTTATAAGAGGCCCAGCATGATATACAAGTAGATGTAGCTATGCCAGTTTAGACCTGCAAATGCTAAAGATGCTCAAAACAGAAGATAAACAGATGCAAAACATCCCTTTATTTTAGTTGGTGGGTATTTTTGTATTTCCCCATGCTGGCATTACGTTTCAGACATTTGACTACAAAATTCCCTATCCCACTTTCTCTTGTGTATATGCATGCTTAGCTCTACCTCTGGTTTTTAGATACCAATTATAGCCTGAATTGTTTACGGCACCagttttttgtattgtttttataggTTTTTAAGGTATGTATATGATTTTGTAATGTATATGGTTTTCTAATGTATATtgtatgttgttagccaccctgagcccgtttgtggggagggtggggtataaatttgataaaataaataaataaaataaaatcagatgCATGATTTCCCCCTTGATATAGGATTTGGGAGAAGCAGGGCTGAATACCCATTCAGCCAAGGAACCTTGCCGGtaagccttgggccagtcacactcttggCCTGACCTATCTCACAGAGCTGTGAGGGTAAAAAGGAGAAAGGCACTACATAAGATGCCCTGGGGGGAATGGTGGGgtttaaatgaattaaataagtaaataatcttAACTATTTTTGCACGGCACGTGATCATTATCTGCAGTATCCATTCAAACTAAGGCACAGACATCTTGCTAAACAGAATAATGCAGTTTTCAGTCAATGTTGCATGCGTGTTTTTACCTGCAGAAAAGGTAAAAGTGTATCTATTTCCATATTTACATTTTATTAATACATTGATTAAAATTCTCAAACATCCGATTACTTTGGAACACTCTTATACGTCGCTGTGGGGTTTTCACATCTTAAGTGGTGCAACGTGAGCATTCAAAGCATCCCAATAATAAAGTATATCATACATGAGAAGATTATGTAAGGCTCACCATACAAATAGATTGAACTACAATGAATGCTGTTATGCTAGACACACTTAGTAGGGAGCAAGCTTCCTTGAAAAAGATTAACATCCTTATTAGTAAAACTTTGTAGGACCAAAGTCCAAATCATTTGAGATAcatctttaaaacatttacacCTCAAGGATTCAGAGGAAAATGTAATGGCCACATTTAAAAATCCTAAACATGTTCCTTTTATTAAAAAGAGTATGATTTTAAAGCCAAGTTACCTTGGACTGAAAAAAGAAGCATGTGTATACCATTAGTTCTTGGAAGAAAAGTAGGTCCCTACTAACCCAGTGTTCTTTGTATAGAACTTACAAAGATGCACACACCTGAATGACTAAAAGAGGACAATTGACATTTGCTGACTGGAACATAAGCTCCATCCAAAATGCTTGCACAGTGCAGATCTAATTTCTTGGTTTCGCATGCTATAAATCACTGGATTCATCATGGGTGGCAATATGGAATATAGAACAGCAATCATCATAACCACATCATTTGGGGTCCTGTTTGTTGGGCACAAATAAGCCAGGGTGCCCGTAAAGATGAACAAAGAGACAACAATGAGGTGAGGTAAGCAGGTAGAGAGGGCTTTCTTCTTTCCCTGCCCAGAAGGGATTCTGAGCACATTGGTGAAGATCTGCACATAAGAAAAAATGATGAAGACAAAGCAGCCAAAAGCTAACCATGCAGCAAATATAATGACCCCAAATTCAATTGTATAATTGTCATTGCAGGAGAGTTTGAGTAGTTGTGGTATTTCGCAGAAAAATTGGTTGATGACATTGGAGCAGAAAGTGGTGGAAAAGGTGCCCCCACTGTGTAATGCAGCACAAAAAACTCCAGTGACCCATGCACCAGCTGCCATTTGGATACAGGCTCCCAGGTTCATCTTGATCTCATATCGCAGTGGATTGCATATGGCAACATATCGGTCATAAGCCATAATGGTCAATAGAACCAAGTCAGTCATTGCAAAGAATATGAGAAAAAAGACTTGAGAAACACACTCTGAATAGGAAATCAGCCTAGTATTCATGAGAGAACTGCTCATGGCTTTGGGGATGTTCACTGATATATTGCCAATGTCTGCAATAGATAAATTCATCAGGAAAAAATACATGGGTGTATGAAGATGGCGGTTAAGAATGACTAATATGATGATGACAAGATTTCCCATGATGGTTGCTAAATAAATCAGAAGGAAAACCACAAAGTGTAAGATCTGCAGCTGCCGAATATCTGAGAAACCCAGAAGGAGGAAAACCGCTTGAGTGGTTTGGTTGGGCATTTTGTTCCCTgttagaaggaaaagaaagacagTAAGTACAAATTACTGGGATATGGCCTGTTTCACACATGTATGGTCATTCAAGCAAAAGAAGATTTGTTTATGTGCATGGGCTTATCTCACATTACTTCAGATAGGATAAGTTGgaaccagccagctttttcaaacTTCTGCTTACTAAGTTTTCTGTCCCTCATGGCTCTTGTCCATGAAGTTCACATGATCCCATGTATAGCCAATAGAAAAAGGTTTTGGTTTTGGAACCAACCCAGTAAATTTCAATCCATTTCAGAACTGAAAGAGAAGGAACGAGGGATAAAAATGAGGACATCTCAAGGTGGAGGGAGACGCTAAAAGTAAATGGTATCAGTTGAAAGAATGCTACATCACCTGACAAGACTTCTTACTTCACATCATCTATCCCATTGAATTAGATAACATTCATGGTTTGGGATTAATATGTGATATCTCAAAAGCTGGAAGAGTAGGAAAGCAAGAGAGCACAACCAGTTCCTTCTCTGAAGCTGCAGAGACCTCAATAACTAGAACTATTTCTGTGCCTCAATGCAATGAGGATATCTGTCTAACATCTAAGAATGAAACTTCTATTGAAGTTTCTAAAAATGACACACTATTTTAGTTTCTTTTAAATGTATCAGATGTTTTGGTTGAAAAGGAAGAAGCCTCCAATTTTGCTTTAAACAAAATCTCAGCGGCATCTCTGATAACACAGTTTCAGGAAGTTGGGGGTTGCGTGGGGAATGAACACTAGAAAATGAAAGGAGTACCTAACACAGTTATTACAATCCAGCAGTTTTTATTTTGTGAGAGAACATTTAAAAttgggggtaggggtgggatTGTTATGTTTTAAAACACAAGCACATTCAATCTTGTGTGATCCACAAATTCAATCTAGTTTAGGACTGGTTCATGGGGCTGGGTTTTTAATATCCTgctatttttttattggattgaATCAAGAAGCTTTTTTCACTGGTGCTATAAGAGAGGTCAGGTTTGACCCACACAAAGGGTATGCCAGGAATTGTGGGACACCTATGGAGAAAAGGCTTGCAAAATGAAGCTGTAGCCTGGAGGGGAACTGAGTGAGATCACCTCTTTCTTCCTATGCAAAAATAAAAGCTTCTAGGAACCAACCCCTTACATTTATATCAACCTTTTTTACAGTATAAGATTGCTTACATTGGATTCCCAGGAGGTTGCCCATATAGGCACTGACCAGATATAAGTCTGATTAGAAATAATGAACAGAACACAGATTTTCAGATTCTAACACTTTTGCTACTTACCAGCCACTGATTCTGGCTCTTAAGTCTGCCAAGAAGGAGTGTGTGGGGGTGTAGGTGTGTGTACGCATGTGTGTGTTTTAGGCAACATGAGCAATATCACAATGTTTTGCATGCTAACCCAAtttatccttttttctttttttgttctcttttggCTCATAGGAGACCTGTTCACTGGGGATTATCATAGCTCAGTTAAGAAGCTCAGTGGTGAATTATAGTTTTGTTTACCTGTTTACTCATGAGGAAAATGCTAATCAGGACAAGGACAGCTTGTAATATTAATCAAAATTCTGATATTGTGATTCCTAAGGACAAAATATATGTGGAATTGAGGTTTCATGATTGGATCTGCTGATACACAATTTACAGTTGTGGACTTTCACAGGAAAGTGAAAGAGAAAATTTAAAATCagggttaaaaatagttttaaaacccCCACCACACATTCAATATTGTATGACAATATTGTATGACTGGAAgagaagggccgattccagacgactaaccttaaggcgctgcatgtcgccatgttccggatcgaaatggggaaaacgcgaaatatcgcgttttctcgcgcgagtttggcgcgacgtcgcaccaaacttgtgcgagaaaacgcgatatttcgcattttccccgtcacgatccggaacatggcggcatgcagcgccttaaggttagtcgtctggaatcggccaaggttatCGAGAAGGTGCCCCTGATATGCAAAGCAGCATAGAAAATGCTGATGATCCACGCGTGACCTGCCATTTGGATGCAGGCTCCCATATTCATCACTGCTTCATATCGCAGTGGGTTGCATATGGCAATGTTTCGGTCATAAGCCATGACAGTCAATAGAACTAAGTTAGTCATTGCAAAGAAGATGAGAAAAAAGACTTGGGAAACACATTCTAGATAGGAAATCTAGATATTCATGAGAGAATTGCTCATGGCTTTGGGGACATTCACTGAGATGCTGCCAATGtcttcaatggccaaactgaccaGGAAAAATTACATTGGTGTATGAAGGTGGTAGCTGAGGAATACTAATATAATGATAAGATTTCCCATGATGATTGCCAAATAGAAGAGAAAGAAGCCCACAAAGTAAAATCTGCAGCTGCCGGatatcagagaatcccagaagaaAGAAAACAGTTTCAGTAGTTTCATTGAGCATTTTGTTCCCTGTTAGACAAAATAGAAAGACAAGCAGCAGAAGgtaaagatttcttttttaccttctgcTGCTTGATTTCAAGTGTCACCTTCAGGGATAACCAAGTTTTActtcagcataaactttcaaaGTCTTCAGATGTACGACATTGAGGCCTGACTCATtatcatgaaagcttatgctgataTAAATCTTGGTTACTCTTAACAGTCCAACTTGATTTCTATTGTAGTTAGCTACAACACATGGATACACTCTTGTTAGCATTTATTGGGATATGGAATTCCTTTCATACATATTCAGCACTAATCTGAGTTATGTCAAAAACTGAAAGTGTGATAAAACAAGAAGACAATATTAACCAATTCCTCTACTTGGATGGCAGAGGCTCAAAACTGAattaaaatatgaaataatataaaaataccaCTGTACCTAAACGCAAAGGGGATATTAAACAATGAAGGGTGAAGCCTATGTTTAAATAAATCACTAACCtgataaatgtttttttctttctttgaaatgtCTAAGATGATTTCCCTGATCAAAAACAAAGCTCAGATTTTGCTTTATGTGAAAGTAGCACCTACTTTGCAAcaaatggcttgggggagggggatagaAAATGGCAGGGATACTTTTCAGAGTTATTATTACTATAATGCAAAtattcttttgaaagagaaaatttAAAATCAGgattaaaaacagttttaaaacccCCACCACACATTCAATATTGTATGACCCTCAAACTCAGCCTCTAATTCAGGACTCCCCTCCATGTGGTTTCCATTATTGAAACTACCTTCCTGGGCAGCGTTTACCTGTAATATAAGGGAAAGACAGGTGCCTATATTGTGCCCTATTCCCTTAATGAGGCCACActctagacttaatattttgcactgagcctttgagggaaaaccttATTTCAAcattggagattcagcctgaaccacGGTTAGAACATTATCTGCTGAAGgtaaaagtgaatatagccccaactccccacaaaattgggggtccagttaaaatgattcacccacaaaggctcatagacccttccagattccaaaatgccttaggGGGGTTtcgaattccagacacatgctccacagaagctgtTCTAGGAGCGTGGAaaacaaagctccttgaagctattgacactattgctccttgtcaacccctctggcccttgggatggaagcccacaccatggtttaccacacagcaggctgacctgaagagggttcagaaagatgcttgtgAAAAACTTGCATGGAAGTTGATAGAGCTAGCTACAGAACACGCCAGAGGATCTAAGAAGTGGAAATGAAAAAGGCAAAGAAATGCTATTTCTCGGCATCCATAGTGTGGTCTAGTTGATGACCATTCCAATTGTTcagatatccagacaccttctaacctctaaatctgaacctttacagtcccaagaacagacaattagatgcgaggcctttgctaagttttttgctgataaaatagcatgaatacgctctgatctataTTCTAACTGCAATGCAAATGGGATTGAAGAAatacttaatacaccatctgacctacatttggactgctttgaaccaattacaatgacagaccttagcaggatcctggcatctatgaaagccactacttctGTGCTCAATCCTTACCCACCTTGGcttttaaaatcaagtaaagatcacataagtgaaaaactgagatctattgtaaatcaatcgctaactcataaccatccctagacaaaaccaatgtggccaattattgcccagtctctaatctgccctttctgtgcaaagtgattgagagagcagtagcttgTTACGCTGTGAGCCAAAGGACAAAACTTTCTCGAGAGAATCTGCCCCAAGCAATCAGAGTAGCCACCATTACCAGTAGTGTGGGTTATGccacctaggccgtttccagacggccccccgcctcgcgaaacgtcgcgcgtcgttgcgcgtcgttgcgcagaaaacgcgaaatatcgcgttttctcacgcgagttttgcgtgacgttgcgcaaaactcgcgcgagaaaacgcgatatttcgcgttttctgtgcaacgacgcgcgacgacgcgcgacgtttcgcgaggcggggggccgtctggaaacggccctactcCAGTGTGACATCAGAAGAAGCAAATACCCTAAATAAATGGCAGGGTCAATATGACCTAGTTTCAGATTTAAAGCCAAATCCACACTAAGTTTCAGCATAAGGTTGCTCTCTTCCTTGTACCATTTTTCACTCCAGTAGCTGCTGGCTTCAATTCTATTCTCAACAAAAAGAATCCCTCAGATCTAGATATTTATATGCACAATAGTCATAAAGGATCTGTGTTACTGAGGGACAAGTCATAGTTACTTGGAAGTAACACTGAGAACTGGTTagaaaaatatttaatagcagGAATAATGCAACTGCTTGCACTGGAGAACTAGCAAAACAAGCAGTCCAGATAATGCCTAGTACTCAATATCTACAGCCACTACTAGAAACCCAATGAAtaatcagtatttttaaaattaaattatttacaAAGTTTGTATTCTGCCATTTGCACagtaagggccaccaaggcggcTAACAGTTAAACCATTATAAaaacactagcaacaaagtccattgtgggggaaaatacaacggggtctagaaaggggagggcaggcaggcgggcattccctcctcctcagaAACTGACTCTGGTCAAATGATGTAAGGGAagatgggcatggccacctcctctgcacctgatcctgaccaggggaatgaggggtggacattgcctcctgctccgcacctgatcctagctgggtgaaggggcaggccttgctgccagctccacgcatgatcctggatgggtgaagtgtgtgtggacattgccactttctccactccttataccagctgggtgaagaaggtatgggcattgcctcctactctgcgcctgattctggctgggtgaaggtggcgggtgggcattgccacctgctccgtgcctgattccagccaggtgaagggaggtgggccttgctaccttctccactcctgatctcagctgtgtgaagaagggatgggcattgcctcctactctgcgcctgattctggctgggtgaagggggtgggcattggaaCCTGCACCACTCTtaatccctgctgggtgaagttgggagcaggcattacctcctgctctgaacctgatcccggccaggtgaagggaggcaggcattgccatctgctccacttcagatcccagctgggcaaaggggggggggtgagcatttcctcctgttctgtggctcatcccagccaggtgaagagggggcagctattgccacctgctctgcacctgatcccagctggtaaatgagggggcaggcattgtcacctgcttcgctcctgatcccaccagggtgcaggcactgccacctgctccactcctgatctcggcTGGGGGAAGGTGGGAGCAAGCAATGTCACCTTCTTTGCTGCTGATCTGAGAGGGAatgggcatttccacttgctccactcctgatcccagctgcatgatggCAGATGGCAAGTATTGGAATGTGCTCCATTGCTTATcctagctgggtaaaggtggtgggtgggcattgccacctgctctgctactgatcccacctgggtgaaagggggaaggcattgccaccttctctgctcctgatcccagctgggtgaaggtgggggcaggcattgccacttgctccactcctgatcccagctgggtgaaggcagggggcagatatTGTTGTATGGTCTGCACCTGAAGGCAAGGGGAGGCATAGTCGCATGATCTGCACCCAATTGTGGCCTGGCCTTCCCTCTGTGGCATGCTTTCTGGAGTTCTGGCTGccttatctgggcttccctccactgcTGCGccttctggaggtgcaccagggtagtaagtgagttgtcttgaatatgcttagcctttcatatagtaggatattattaaaatcattcattaaaatGATTAAGACCAAAAACTCAAATACatattaaaagcacataaaactataattaaaatatagggcaggaagaagggatcacTGAGGCAATGTCAGATAAACCAAAAAAGGCTTCACACCCTCCAGGAGAGAACAGTGATGGAAGAGGTCACACGTACATGCCTAGGAATAGTTACATAGTTTTGGTGTCATGATGCAGCTGCCAGCAGCAGTGCAtccctgggctcctttgctttacATGGATGCCTCTGTACTCCTGCCTCTCCGCCTGTCCCAGGTAAGCTTGTGAAGGAGCTGGCTTAGTCATGGTCCTACTGAGACTGCTACACTACAGTTGCCAGGTCTCTTTATATAAAAATGGGGGCGGAGTATGACAAGTGCttgcctgtgcatgcacacaaagtgtACATGCCCATGTCCCCTGTTaattatgtcatttccagcatgacccaAAAGGTTGCACCCCCATGGTTGATTCAGTACAAATTAGCCCAAAACATAGCCTTTTTGCTATGTTTTGAGTTGATTTGCAGGCCAGTGCTGAGACCAAGGTGCTGGAAGCCCGCACCACCCTCTAATGTGGCAGCCACCCAGCATCCTACCCTCCTCTTGCATTGCCTGCAATTGATCCACCCAGTTACGTCTGAGGGTCTGCATTTTTGCTGAATCAGCCCCGGCTTGactatcacttctgggtcacacagAAAATCATGTCATGGGCTGGGGACTTGGGTGTGGATGCACCTGCATCCACAGCCCGCCTCCCAGCCTGCTTCCTGGTTCCCCTCGGTTTCCCCCCAAATCATCCTGAACTTGGTGCCCAATTTTCAAATGCCTAGTTTTCTTTTTTGGATAAGTTATGCTTGCCACAGACAACTTTTGCTTCCTTTGCAAAAGGAGTTCTGTATGAGGCAAAATGTTTTGATACCCTTCATATTTGGCACTGTCAAGGTTCTGATCTTTATTTTTGAATGAGTTATCATTGCCAGAGTAAACCATGGCATCCAATGGTGGGGCTTTCT encodes the following:
- the LOC129340190 gene encoding olfactory receptor 14A16-like, which codes for MPNQTTQAVFLLLGFSDIRQLQILHFVVFLLIYLATIMGNLVIIILVILNRHLHTPMYFFLMNLSIADIGNISVNIPKAMSSSLMNTRLISYSECVSQVFFLIFFAMTDLVLLTIMAYDRYVAICNPLRYEIKMNLGACIQMAAGAWVTGVFCAALHSGGTFSTTFCSNVINQFFCEIPQLLKLSCNDNYTIEFGVIIFAAWLAFGCFVFIIFSYVQIFTNVLRIPSGQGKKKALSTCLPHLIVVSLFIFTGTLAYLCPTNRTPNDVVMMIAVLYSILPPMMNPVIYSMRNQEIRSALCKHFGWSLCSSQQMSIVLF